The Brassica napus cultivar Da-Ae chromosome C1, Da-Ae, whole genome shotgun sequence DNA segment GCTTTGGGACTGTATTGTCTAGGGGAGATAATACTAATGAGACATAGTAATTAATTACTTTGgaagttttattaatatattatgttaagcTTTCTTACATGACAATGTGTTGTATAGATACAGGAAGGCAAACTTTAGGACCACAAGCAAAGAGAACAAAGCTGAATCAGTAAGCAGTCTCATCATTATGTATTTCTTgctttaaacatatatataaacttcatcaaaactctaaattatTGAGCAACTCTCTCTCTGATTTTTGTAGCTCATCCAAGGCACCTTTGGCTGTGTACAAGGATACTACAACAGCGGATCAAACAGAGTCGGACAAGTCAAAATTAGAGTTTGGTTCTTGGCTTATGCTTGGAGGCAGAGCAGAGAGGAACAAAGAAAACAATGCCTTACCTGGAAAATGGGCAGCATTCAAGGTCTTGCTTCTGCTCTAACTGCGAAAACTACACTAAACTTATCTCTGTAAACTGTTCACTTACctacatatatgtattttcaCAGGTTCCTCAGAAACCCATTGTGAGAACTGCTGCTTCCTCTTTTAAGGTTTTTGTCGACGAAGAAGAATGTATAGAGTAAGTTACACAATTTGTTTATGTTTCCATAACAAGACATAGATGTTTCGTTATTAACTTTTGATTATGAAACAGCAGTGAGGGATTagagaaaaggaagaagattGAAACCatctcaccatcatcatcaaacgttttgccacttaatgatgGCCGTGAGATAAAGAAGTAAGCATAAAACCCCTTCTTGATTCACCCAAACAATTATCACATGACTTGAGTATCTAACAATGTTTCCTCTATAAAAACTGTAGAGAAACAGAGCTGCTGCGACAGAACCCTTTAAGACACTTCTCTCGCAACAGCTTCCTACGATGATTTACGAAAATAATCATCATAGACAACAATGTTCTGAAATTTGATATTTGACATTTGAGCTTTTGTCTATAAAGTTCCTTATGTTTTCTGCCTGTTTGGGTTTGTGTTTTTTATGTACTGAGATTTATTATGTACCATAAAGTCCATAATGAATGAGTATTTCATGTTTCTTGAAACTTATGTGTTCTGTAATTGATTCCAGTTATTTTTTAACCATGTGTACACTGACTGGTTGGTTCATAAATTcacaatattttgtatattttggaGCTCGTGACTTTTGGGGCCGAGATGAAACCTTGGTTCATAAATTCATAAATTCACAATATTCTGGGATGAGAAGGTATTGTATCCACAAATGTAAATTGGAACGAGACATAGTAGATTAGCATGGCCCATGCGCAAGGATGATACACACTATTTGAAAAATGGTTCAAAAATAGACCAATTCtcgatttaaaataaaaataaaaaaatcaaaacaaatggtgaaaaaatataaccaaatataacaaaaaaaattaaaaaaaaatgaaaaacattacgGTACATTGGATAAAACAGAAGATCAAAAAATATATGACAAGTTCAGACAAACTTGTAAACATCTAATCGTAAAATCGGGATATGCCCTTTGAACACTACAACAATACAAACTCATAAACTCACTACATAGTAACCACTTATAGCCACAATTATACACACATCTACTGCGCAGTTTACACAAATACTCCATCAACTGCAGCAAATCCTTCGCAACATACGGTCACGTAAATAATCAAACTCAACAACCCCGCATAGGAATTGGGTTTTTCCTCCTAAGattttatctaaattttttgtcacattaagattttaattattgttaataGCATTATacctttaaattaatctaaattaaattaaatttaaatatataatatttgttatttaatttaatttaatttaatttaatacatttttaatattaaaaatataggaCAAATACTAATTTCCTTTAACCCTAGAAAAATCCCCAATCATTTTCTTCATCGTCATCGAACTTTTTATCTTCTTCCATGGTAAAATCACTCTTCCCTATCTTCTagctttttctctctcttcttccacCTCTTTCATCTCTATTTACAATTAAAGAACACAAGTATACAACTGCCTCAAAGCTTTTTGATCGGTTAAGCTCATCTCCTATGCTGCTCCACTCAGTGTTCAAATGGGCCGAGATGAAACCTTGGTTTACACATCCCCATTACTATTCGATTCAGTTATTAATGCCATGTGTAAAGCTCGTGACTTTGAGAGTCAGTAATGATGATGTGCTTAGTTTTTTTAAGCTTTTTATGGTGTGCTTAGTTTTTTTAAGCTTTTGTATCGTATATATAAGTTGATGGGTTTTGATAACTTATTAGTGCCTTTGTATCATTTTGTTAGAACCAAAACCTTCATGATACTCATATTAGTGAGTTTGTTTATTATTGGGTACGCTTGTGAAGCTTAAGTAAGAAATTCCTTCTTGCGTATTACTAGGTGTTCCTATTTTCATATAGTTTGCACACATATTTTGTATTGGTTCTgtcattatttaatttttgtgaCCTGGTTATATGTGTGCGTCATGCAGAACAATTGTCACTTGCTAGGAAGGTGGTCAGCGATTTGATAACTGTAAATTTGAATTTGTCGTGAATTAGAGAAGACAACTGGTTATTTGATAACGATGAGATAAACGTATTTTGTTAAGccagcaaaaaaaaactattcttaACGTGTTGGGTGAAGCAGAGCTATTGGAGGAAGCCGAAGCAATGATAAAGAACATAACAGTGGAAGAAACCACTATTATATGGAGCTCCTTTTTTTCTACTTGCAGGAAAAAGGGTAACATTGAGATGGCTGAAAGAGTAGTAAAGTGCTTGCTGAAGCTGGATCCAGATGTGCACATATCTAATGCTtgctatttatgtgtttttcgAAGAGGCAGTTGAACAGGGGGTTTTCATGAAGGAAACACAAGTGAAGAAGGAAGTACGTGCAGTTCGATGGAGGTAGATTACAAAGTTCACGAGTTTGTTATTCTTTTTGCCGGAAAAGACACAATAGATTCTCAGAacatcaacaacaaattctGAGTCAAGTATTATCTGAATCTTTTCCTGGGGGACAAAGAGGATCGTTGTTACATCAAGCAACAAGAAATGACGTTGTACAGGCTCAAGGAGGAGACATTTTGATGTTTAcagaaagaaaagaacaaaTAAGAATTTTTCAGAACTTTGTAAAGCGTTTttcttaagatttattttttcctGTATGCAATTGGTTGGAGACTAGGAGTCGTGAAAGTTAAACAGTGTAAGTTTGttcaataatttaaaactatagaaTTTTGCTTAAGTTATCAACAATTACTTTtgttttgtaagttttttactATTGCAAGTACAAGCTACATATGATGATTAATTTCAGTTATTTTATCCAACTTAATACTTATGGTTCACTCTCTACGTATACAAACGCTGATTTTTTATTCCAAGGTAAAATAGATAGCAATATGATACTTCGATATAATGAACCATGGAGATTATATGAGTAATATTGAGGTTTTTACATAGCAACGCTGTGAACCTCTTATCAGCCCCAAGACTAAATATTATAACCATAATTTCCATTAGTGAGCGAAGGCAATCATTGAATATCAACTAAAATTCATAAATTGTCAatcttttttaagaaaatcaacTACATTCTTTGGATTTTCTTagggaaaacaaacaaatagcTATTagagaatttttctttttacagcaaaaaattcacagactcatgtagactctgtaaaccaaagtgataactctgcatccatgtatacgacgaaagacggttgtttcctaacACTGTGTGCCAAGCGATCTGCCCTTATGTTTTCCGCCCTAGGTACGTGAACGATATCTGAGTTGGTGAAGCTTCTTCGCAAAAACTTAATGTCTTCCAGGTAGCATTCAAATGCTGGCTATTCCTccggttccgaaaccatcttcaccagttgagaacaatccTTTGCAAACGTAACCCGAAACTGTCTTAAATTGTTCATGCATTATATCGTCCAAATTAAAGcctccatctccgcatgaagggGTGAGAGACTTGCCCTTACATTACTGTCTATAATAATTAgagaatattattatatttttaatattttgttttgctgCATGGATACAAAAGTATTTGACATAAATTCaggattttttaaatttacatcaCTTTTAGATTTCAATTGTTCGTCATTTCACCACTGCCTTAAGAACAAATTCATATACATTTTCTTATcactaaataataaataataaatattaaaattttaaaatatacattggTTAATTTTAACgtccaaataataaataatcaatattaattttttaaaaatatacattggTTAGTTTTAACGTAAAAACAATGTTTGAATTATATGTTAATCTaaccatatatttataaaattcaaataaatgaGATTAAAGAATAATTGAATTTCaactaaagtttaatttattttcttattcagTTTGTTTACCAAGTTATATGTATTTTgacaatgaaagaaaaaaatttgaactTTGACAATTTTTAAACTTTAGTCACCAAAACCAATACAAAATAGCAaaattttctaataatttatatagcATTTTTAGTCTAAGTGTAAAATATGTAGTCAAATACAGATTCTAtaataaactaattaaattaaaataaaggaaagaaatccgggcgtagcctgaaaaaatctctagttatctataataattaaatttaaatgctaAAACACAACACattacaatattatttttttatagttaagAAACTCAAATCAGCATCCCCACCAATGGGGATGCTCTATAgtacttttgtttggttttagGTCCAGCTCAAATTTTTTAATGGTccggttcaaaaaaaaattattccgttatTAACctattagaaatttataaaatttggactttttaaaattttttttttgaaatctattctattaaaacaccTGTTTGACCCATTGATAAAAGTTGGATCcaacaactattttttttatctttatcattatttaaaatattatttattatgttttatgccattagacctatatttaaaTTACCAATTGAAAAGACCtaaaaagatataaaacaaaaaatatacccgatctagttttatatattaaaacaaaagtcacaatcttgatttatgtgtgatttttttttaaaaatggacctaatggacatattcaTAGAAAGTCAGGTTACATTtagggggtgattggtagttgctgtaTGTGCTGTCCACAGCCCAATTCATTTTTAAAGCACCAAATTCAcagcaatcaagctttaaatttttttttgaaaccacagctcttgaaataacctacagctgtataaatgctctgcagagccaaatatccaaagcaattttttagtgaTTTCCATAAAATTgtacagcaataaaatctaaaggcacagcaaaaagtctacatatttttttctacagcaaaaattttaaagctacagcccTTACCAATCAGACccttaatctctaatcttatcatttaaattttgggcctaccagaaatttttattggactatcaataattggatttaaacaatagatgatccattggatttatagatagtataaattgaatagatataatttaatgttgtaatactatacttccaaatgttaattatttaaatatttgtcgatgttaacttttataattaaaaagatttttttttaaataacaaaaatcatattatctaacaatgattaatctttactaccttaaaccaatgaaaacaaattttaaactatatagtttatttttaaaattaaacaaaaactaaatgtttaattatttactcgataatataaatcaatgaagcgaaaaatttaaatttttaaaaactttctaaatttgtgaaatgttacaatatttttgaatacgacaataaaacaatattttactaatctatatatagttatgattttaataatgaaataataatccgaaagaaaaaaaaaatatatatatatagaagaagatacaaatacatgtgaaagtttgaaacaatctttcaatgaaaaaaatataccgtaaacttattatgttttaagaattgatagacacatatatattataatatttaccaatttagaattgaaaacaaaatatttatataaaaataaatgaaaacattgaTGAACACTTCCCTAGGACCGGGCCTGTTTGGTCTAATAACAGACAAAGTACTAACATTGACGAACAAAATGATGAACTGTTTAAAATAAAGACAGAGACAATGACGAATAAAAACTCAAAGGTAGCCACAGAAGAAAAACCCGCAAAGTAATGAAAACCCAAAAGAAGTACTCTCTCATTCGTTCGCCTAGCATCCTGGTCATCCTAATAACAAATTACTTAAAAACCTACTTAAGACGTGGGTTTAAGTAGTTTATGGctgaaaagaagttatccaaatactttatatattaattgagaaacattacaacattgttttaTAGTCATGTGTCAccataaaaattaaattcaaaattcttaaataaataggttggtccattttaatttatattatactttttattaaatcaaCTATTAAGTTGATAAATATTGTACAAAAGAGTATTATCgcattttccttaaataaaatatacgGAATTgtttaatatgattaacgtatatatgataattaatgattatgaataataaatatttgataataatttttgtatcttagctcttttttgtttaattttattttattaaaagatattaaacaactaaccatataattaaaaaaaaaaatcttatatgttatattttgaatttttaaaacgactataaagaactaaaaactttaaatgtcttacactaaaattttgtgatcaatgatttaacttttttttggtaatagcaagatacaaatgatcataaaacgtatgcatatgaagtctcatttactagATATTGTATTCTTATTATATAtcaatatagtttaaaattaaactatataacatagaaaaatacttaaatatgataatttctaaatttgtattgaaaatttttgagacttaaatattttaattttgaaatttgcattcaaaaatcgctcatttaaatttttgtgtttattatatgagtatgaattcttaataataaatatttatatcaaactatattatatatctattttcatgtcattgaaatttagttatagcacatataaaataaataaaatgattgttgtgatttatttaccaaaaaagtatcgtaaataaacaagatgtattgttttgatttatgtctttactctattttaattatatatataataagtaaatgaatacaaataaataataatagaaaaaaatatttttacatatcaTTCATCACGTACAATTGCGCGGATCTTAAGCTAGTAACaaattacttaaaaaaatttatatactacgatcatataaattatatatatacgatcagttgtattttataatttacatacaACTATACtatcatatttaattaatttttttgatttattcaTTTTAATCGGTTTGTAAAcc contains these protein-coding regions:
- the LOC125575421 gene encoding mitotic spindle checkpoint protein BUBR1-like codes for the protein MLGGRAERNKENNALPGKWAAFKVPQKPIVRTAASSFKVFVDEEECIDEGLEKRKKIETISPSSSNVLPLNDGREIKKETELLRQNPLRHFSRNSFLR